Within the Mucilaginibacter sp. CSA2-8R genome, the region AACAAGTCAGGTGTTATGATGTTACAGCGCAGATACTATTTCTTTTATGATGGTTACCGGATCATAGCATCCAGCAAAGCCGGGTTTAAACCTACCGATTGGTAATGTTTACGCGCAATTTCCAATATGGTAAAGCCGTCATCATAAGCTAACATATTACCGTCGGTAACCTTGTCAATGTAAATAAAGCCGCCTGTAACTACAAACAAAATCATGGCCGGTGCGGGCTCAGTTGCATCTACTGTTAAAGTGTGCGCCTCTCCGGCGGGTTCGTAAATAAAGGTGCCGGGTTTAGCTGTCCAATCATGCTCCAGATAGCGCCAGTTGCCCCGTAGGGTATAGCCAATAACCGAAGTTGAGTGAAAGTGCGGAGGCATCTGAGCACCCGGATCTGCCCTAAGTATAACAATAAAGCCGCCGCCGCTCAGGTTAAACTGGCAAGGCTGAAAAGCAACGCCTGGCCCAAACGGAATCCATAGGCGCTCATCATCTAAATTAGTGTCAACGGTATAATCACTCGTCTGACGCTGTCCCGGCAACAAGCCGTCGGTAAAAAAACTAAATTGTTGAACTGGCATAACAGTACTTAATAAAAAATTAATTTTGAACTATTTTGTGGATAGCAGTGTCAATCTGCGGTTGGATATTTTTACCCCCTACCTGTATAAACCGAATGATCCCTTCACGATCAATCACTATAGATGTTGGATACGAGTTTATCTGGTACAGGTTGCCAACCGAATCTGCATCTGGAAAGTGTGTATAATTAAAGGGATGAACTTTTAAAAAACTTTTGATTTGTGGTGCACTGTTGCGGCCTAATGCTAAAAACACAACATGACCCTTGTTGTAATTTTTTGCCAATGCGTTTAATTCAGGCATTTCCTGGATGCAGGGCGGGCAGGTAGTAAACCAAAAGTTTAAAACAACAGTTTTGCCTTTCAATGCTGCAAGCGTCCATTTTTTACCGCCAAGATCCGTTAATGTAAAATCGGGCGCCGGGTTGTTCAATAATGCATTAAGCTTCTCTTTTTCATCCGCTTGTTTTTTCAGGTATTCATCCGTCATCGGAGAAACTGCTATTGCATCCGGGTCGGTATCACTATGTTTCATTAAGTACCCGTGTCCGCCCCAGGCTTTATCTACGCTATCTAATTGGCTATGGGTAACAGCTTTGCCATCAGGTAATACATATTTGGCCAAGTCTGTCTGCTGGCTAAATGCTGATAATGAGATGCCAAGCAAGGCCGCTACGCTTAAATATTTTATCATAATCTTTTTTATGACAAAATTATCAGGGACAGCCGTGCCAAATGTTAACAGTAAAGGGTTTAGTGTTAACGAGTGTTAACTGCGTAATTGATGCTTATGATAAACGTTATATTTGTTAGTAGTGAAGCAAAGACTACAACTTACGTTTATTGTTGCCGCCATTACGGTAAGCAGTATTGTGCTGTTCCAGTTGTACTGGCTATATTATAATTTTAATAATGCGCAGCGTAGTTTTCATACCACAGCTACCCGGGCTTTAGAAAAAAGCATAGCGCTATATCAGTCTCAACAAGTTGAACTGCCTACTTCCCTTAACTATAAAAACCCGTCGTTAACAGTGTTTATGCGTACCAAGCCCAGTGTAGAGGCCTTTGATTTAGATACGCCCAAACGTAAACAAGTATTTGATGCCGAGTTTAATACCGTTGCCATAGATAAGCAGCACGAGCCCTATGTACGGGCATTGATAGCTAGGCTCATGACGCAACAATTGCACAAGCCGCTTAATTTAAAAGCATTAACAAGCGTATATAAAAAAGAACTTGTTAAAGAGGGTATCGTGATGCCTGTAACTTTGAACCTGCGAAAAAAGCCTTTAAGTATACTGCCAAACGAGGTTGCATCAAGGATTGAGTTTTACAAGTCGCCGGTGGTTATTATCGCAAAGCTGGACAGCAGCGGATGGATGTTTAGGCATAATCTGTTGCCCGCGTTGGTTTCGTTTTTGCTGATTATGCTTTCTGCAGGGAGCTTATGGTATATGGCTTTAATTATTCGCAGGCAGTTAAAACTTGACCGGCTGAAAAACGAGTTTATAAGTAATATTACCCATGAGCTCAGAACGCCGCTAACCATTCTTCGTTCTTCTAACGAAGCAATTGCAAGGTTTGATGTGGCGGCTTCGCCGGAGAAGCTGAATCGTTATACGGGCATCAATTCGGCTATTATAGACAAGTTGGAAGGGGAGGTTGAAAGGATTATGGATATTAGTATGATAGACCGTAAACCTGGCACCAAGCAGCTGCAACAAGTAGATCTGTACACACTGCTTGATGGTGCAGTCAGGCGCTTCCAGATCATCGGCAATAATAATATAGAGATAGCCTGTCAGCCAAACCCAATGTTATTATACACCGACCCTTATAAAATTGAGACGATCCTGAATAATCTGTTGGATAATGCATTAAAGTATGCTGGCACAGAAGCCAATATTTTAGTAAAAGCTTTTATTACGCCCGGAGGCTGGCAGCTCATTGTAAGTGACAATGGCAACGGCATTAGTGCAGAAGATCTGCCTTACATATTTGATAAATTTTACAGGGTTAATAACGGTGATTTGCACGACGTTAAAGGTTATGGCTTAGGGTTAAGCCATGTAAAAGCTCTGGCCGAATCATTACAAGGAAAAACCATGGCTAAAAGTAAAGTTGGGCAGGGTACAACATTCATTATCTCATTTTCTGTATGATGAGTAAAACTCAAATATTGCTGGTTGAAGATGAACCCATACTGGCATCGATTATTAAGGAGTCGTTAGAAAGCCGGGGGTTTGAAGTTGCAGTAGCTGCACATGGTATTGAAGGTTGGAGCTTATTTCACTTATTAAAACCTGTTTTATGCGTAGTTGATGTGATGCTGCCAAAAAAAGACGGTTTTGCTTTGGTTAAAGACATCCGCACGGTAGACAAACGAATGCCAATTATTTTCTTGACCGCAAGAACGCAGACCGAAGATGTGCTTAAAGGACTGGAACTTGGCGCAGACGATTACATGAAAAAGCCATTCAGTATGGAAGAGTTGATTTTGCGTATCAAAGCACTATTACGACGAAGTGAGAATGATGAGAATATTACAACAACGTCAGAGTATCAATTGGGCCAGCTGCGCTTTAATTATCAGCGATTAGAAGTTACCAGTTCAATAAGTACTGCGTATTTGTCGCAGCGCGAAGCTGATTTGTTATTGCTGCTTCTACAAAATAAAAATAAATTACTTGATCGAAAATTAGCGCTGTTGAAACTTTGGGGTGAAGACAACCGGTTTAACGCACGCAGTATGGATGTCTATATCACCCGCTTGCGCAAATTTTTAAAAGATGAGCATTCAATTTCTATACAAAGCATACGCGGACAAGGATATAAATTAGCAGAGGTTTAAACAAATCTGCACATCTGTCAATACGTTAGATAGAAGCCAAAATTAACCCTGGCTATTAATTATAATATTTAAGCCACCTCATCATGTATATTAAGATAGCATACGTTGAAAACACAGAAATTTTATAATACATGATTGTACATGTCGATAAAACGGCACAAAAAAACCCATCTAACACTTAGACGGGCTCTCGAATAATTTATGCCATATCTCTATTAAAAAGGAAGGTCATCCGCGTCGTTAGCCGGATTAAAACCATTGTCGGCATCTTCGGCCTTCACAGCTTGCTTGCTATCATTGTCAAAGTCACTTTTGCGGCCTAATACGGTAAAGTTTTCGGCTACAATTTCGGTGGTGTACTTTTTAATGCCGGTTTTATCTTCAAAAGACCGGGTTCTGAGTTTACCTTCAATATAAACTAATTTTCCTTTTTGAAGGTACTTTGCGGCTACATCTGCCAAGCCGCGCCACATCACAATATTATGCCATTCGGTTTGTTCAACCTTGCGGCCATCCTTATTGTAGCTTTCTGAGGTAGCTAACGGAAAGCTGGCTACAGATACACCGCCATCCAGGTGCCTAACCTCGGGATCTTTGCCTAAGTGACCAACTAATATTACTTTATTTATTCCAGACATGTTTTAGTTAGAAAAGAGGGAATTGTTTTCAAATTTAAAAAAATTAGTTAAAAATATAAAAACGATTTTTGGTAATGCTAATTTTTTTAGATTTTCTATGTCTGTATAAAACCAGTTCTCGTTAAGTAAAACAGGTTTTTCTTTAACGCGGATAAAGCGAATGGTTAGTTTTTGATGCGTCAGAATGTGTTTTTGTAAACCAAATGCCTCTTCAATAGGTAAGTTCTTACCAAAATAGTGCTCAACCTGCGGCAATGTAACAATTTCGTGTACTGGCAGTAAGCGGTCTGATTCAACCAAAGGCAGGTCGTAAAGGCCGTGCCAAATGTCGTTTTCGGTACGCTTATTCATTAATACCTTACCATTTTCATAAACCAAAAAATAGTTAAAAAAGCGCTCTCTGATTTTTACCGTCTTTAACTTAACCGGGAGTTGTGTAGTTGCATTGGTTTTAAAAGCTTCACAACCTAACCGCACCGGGCATATACCGCAAGCCGGGTTTTTAGGTTTGCATAACATAGCGCCAAATTCCATCATTGCCTGGTTGTGTAAACCCGGTTCAGCGGTGTCTAAAACTTCGTTAGCCAACTGTTTAAAAAGCTTTTGTCCCTGTGTGCTGTTAATTGGTTTTGAAATGCCAAAGTAACGTGCCAGCACCCGGTAAACATTGCCATCCACCACGGCATGGGCCTCATTGGCCGAAAAAGAAGAGATAGCCGATGCCGTATAATCGCCAACACCTTTAAGCTTAATTAAATCCTGGTAGGCAGATGGAAACTGACCGCCAAATTCAGCACGAATAAGCCTGGCGGTTTTGAGCATGTTACGGCCGCGCGAGTAATAGCCTAATCCTTGCCAAAGCTTTAATATCTCATCTTCGCTGGCATTGGCAAAGGCAGTTACATTGGGATAATTTTCTAAAAAACGGTTAAAGTAAGGCAAACCTTGTTCTACGCGTGTTTGCTGCAAAATAATTTCAGAAAGCCATATAATATAAGGATCAGTAGTATGCCTCCAGGGTAAATCGCGCTTGTTTTGCTGGTACCATTGCGCCAGCTCTTTAGAAAAATTCATGCTTAACAAATTTACAAAACAGGCAGGCGTTAACCGTAATTGTGAGGTAATGTTTTGCTGCTTAGGCAAGTGCCGTCAAAAAAAACCTCGTTTTATTTCAAAGTTTACAATTAAACTTATACTTTTGCAACCCCAAAACAGTTAAGTATTTACAAAAAATAATTAATAAAAAACAGATATGACTAAGGCGGAAATTATAGCTGAAATATCAACTAAAACAGGGATTGAGAAAGTTGACGTTCAGGAAACTGTTGAGGCGTTTTTTAAAGTAGTTAAAACATCGATGGTTAGCGGCGAGAATGTATATGTGAGAGGCTTTGGCAGCTTTGTTGTAAAAAAGAGAGCTAAGAAAACCGCACGTAATATTTCAAAAAACACCGCTATTATTATACCTGAACATTTTGTACCCAGCTTTAAACCAGCCAAAACTTTTGTTGAAAAGGTAAGAACAGGTAATAAAACTAAATCAAGCAAAGCTTAATAATATGATTAAAAAGCAAATAGTTACTGTAGTGGCCGTAGTTGCGGTGATGGGCTATTTGTATTTGCAGCCCGTTAAGGGCTTGGTTAAGCCAAAAGAAGAGCGCGCGGCTCCGGGTAAACAAGCAACCGAAAGCCCGGTTGCCAGTAAAATAAACGTGGCTGCGGTATCAGTACCGGCAAAATCAGCCATTGGGGCCAATTTAGCCGGTAAAATTACTTCGCTTGAAGATGCTTTGAAAAAAGCAGGTTCGGCAAGCGAGAAGCTTAAATTGCAAACCGAACTTGCACATGAATGGGATAACGTAAACCAGCCTGCACCTGCTGCTTTTTATTATATGGATTTGGCACAAGCCAAAAACGATTTTGAAAACTGGTTTACTGCAGGCAGCCGTTTTAATGATGCCTACAAATTTACTCAGGATACTACCATGCAACCTGCGTTTGTAAGCAACGCTATCGTTTCTTTCAAAAAAGCAATGGATTTACGGCCTGCTGATACAGAATCTAAGACAGGCCTGGGAGTGGCTTATGTAAACCAAACCAGCTTGGGTATAACCGATCCTGAAGGTGGTTCGCCGATGCAGGGTATTATGCTATTGCGCGAAGTAGTAGGTGCTGATCCAGACAACTGGAATGCAAACTTAAATTTGGGGCAGTTTGCCATGAAGTCGGGCCAGTATCAAAAAGCAGTTGAACGTTTTAAGCATATGATTGCCTTAAACAGCAAGCGCTCTAAGGTGGAGCCTTACTTTTACCTGGCCGAAAGCTATAAACAGCTGGGCATGAAAAAAGAGGCAATTGATGCCTACGTAAAATGTAAGGAAATGATGGGCGACCCAACCATGGGCCAAACCATCGACAACTATATTAACGAATTAAAAAATTAAATAACCCTTTAAAACATTAAGTACTATGCCAAGCGGTAAAAAACGTAAGAGACATAAAATGGCTACCCACAAACGTAAAAAACGTTTAAGAAAAAATAGACATAAAAAGAAATAAGCCGTTTTAACGGTGTGTTTGCCTGTGCTTGTTATAGTGAGTACAGGCAAATTTTTTATTTGTTTTTATCCTCTTATTGTACGCGGTGTAATGCCGCTTTGAAGAAATGGAGTAGCAGTTGGTAAAAGAATTAATTATCGATTCATCCCCTGCCGGGGCAACTATTGCCCTGTTGCAGGATAAACAACTCGTAGAACTTCATAAAGAGCAGGTTTCCAATAACTACACTGTTGGAGACATTTACCTGGGCCGTGTTAAAAAAATAATGCCCGGGCTTAACGCTGCTTTTATTGATGTAGGATACGAGAAGGATGCGTTTTTGCACTATTTGGATTTAGGTCCGCAAGTGCAAAGCCTGCTCAAATTAACAAAACAGGTACGTGGAGGGAGTTACCAAACCAAATTACTGGACGATTTAAAGCTGGAAGCTGACATTAACAAATCAGGTAAAATATCTGAGGTGTTAACTAAAAACCAGCTGATACCGGTACAAATTGCCAAAGAGCCTATTTCAACCAAAGGCCCGAGGCTGAGTTCCGATTTATCTATTGCCGGCCGCTATGTGGTGCTGGTGCCGTTTTCTGATGTGATTTCGATTTCTAAAAAAATCAAAAGTAACACAGAGCGTACCCGCCTGCGTAAAATAGTGGAAGGTATAAAACCGGCCAACTTTGGGGTAATCATTCGTACTGTATCAGAAGGAAAAGGCGTAACCGAAATGCAGAAAGACCTGCTGGATTTAATATCCAAGTGGGAATCTTTCATGACGCGTTTACCGGCTACCGACCCTTCTAAAAAGATACTAGGCGAGATTGACCGTACTTCTACACTGTTAAGAGATATTTTAAATGCTGATTTTCAGCACATATACGTTAACGAGAACTCTATTTTTGAGGAAGTTCGTTCTTACGTACATGAGATATCACCTGATTTGGAAAACATCGTTAGGTTGCACAAGCACCGCGATCCGATATTTGAGCACTACGGGATTGAAAAGCAAATCAAATCTGCTTTTGGAAAAACCGTAAATCTGGCTGGTGGAGCTTACCTGGTTATTGAGCACACCGAAGCCCTGCACGTGATTGACGTTAACAGCGGCAATCGTACGGCAAACAAAGAAAACCAGGAAGACAACGCCTTACAGGTAAACAAAGAGGCAGCCCGCGAAATAGCACGGCAGTTACGTTTACGCGATATGGGCGGTATTGTTGTAGTCGATTTTATTGACATGCACAAACCAACCAACCGTAAAGAACTATTTGATTATTTGCGCGATGAGATGGCACATGATAGGGCTAAGCACACCATTTTGCCGCCAAGCAAATTTGGTTTGGTGCAAATTACACGTCAGCGTGTGCGCCCCGAAATGAACATTGTAACCAGTGAGGTTTGCCCAACCTGTAACGGTACCGGGACCATCAGGTCCAGTATTTTGCTGTTAGATGATATTGAGAACAATTTCAATTACATCCTGGTAGAGCAAAATGAAAAAAACATTACGCTTGTTGTACACCCGTACATCGAAGCTTACATTAAAAAAGGCCTGATAAGCCGGCAGATGAAATGGTATTTTAAATATAGTCAGTGGATAAAGGTTAAAGCCAATCCATCATACCAGATTACAGAATTCCGTTTTATGAACGCTAAAGACGAAGAGATAAAACTCTAAACGTAAAATAATTAAAAGCTAAATGCATTAGCAAATGACAAAGGGTTGATAGTTACTATCAGCCCTTTGTTGTATATTTATATTAGTAAAACCTTTTGCGCTGTGTTATCTGACTGGTCTCATTTACACATCTGTATATATAAAATTTGCACATCGAAATCAATTGGCTAAAACAAAATCAGCATATTTTTGCCAGAGCTGCGGCTACGAGTCGCCAAAGTGGCTGGGCAAATGCCCTTCATGCGGGCAATGGAATACTTTTGTAGAAGAGGTGGTTGAGAAGCCTAATGCGGCTATACCGAACTGGAAGCCCAGCAACAATAATAGCGGCCCAAAATCAACATCCACACAAAGGGCTAATAAGGCGGTACCGGTTAACAGTATTGATTTTGCCGAAGAGCACCGCATTCTGACACCTGATAATGAATTTAACCGTGTACTGGGCGGCGGCGTTGTTGCAGGCTCACTGGTACTTATTGGTGGTGAGCCAGGCATTGGTAAATCTACCTTGATGCTCCAACTGGCGTTAAGTATGCCTGCTGCCAAAATATTGTATGTATCTGGAGAGGAAAGCGACCGGCAGATAAAAATGCGGGCGGAGCGTATCTCGGCCCCGCAACCTGGGTCTGCAGGGTTAAGCGGTAGCGGCTGTTTCATTTTAACCGAAACATCCACGCAAAACATTTTTAAGCAGATTGAACAATTGCAGCCTGATCTGGTGATTGTTGATTCGATACAAACGCTTTACTCGGCGCATATCGAGTCTACACCGGGCAGCGTATCTCAAGTGCGCGAGTGTACGGCTGAGTTGCTGCGTTTTGCCAAAGAAAGTTCGACACCGGTATTTTTAATAGGCCATATCACTAAAGACGGCATGATAGCCGGCCCCAAAATACTGGAACATATGGTGGATACCGTATTGCAGTTTGAAGGTGACAGGCATCACGTTTACCGCATTTTAAGAGCAATAAAAAACCGTTTTGGTTCGGCATCTGAGTTGGGTATTTACGAAATGCTGGGTGCCGGTTTGCGTGAGGTGTCCAATCCGTCAGAGATCTTGTTGTCGCAACGGGACGAGGCGCTGAGCGGTATCACCATAAGTGCTACGTTAGAGGGCCTTAGGCCTATGCTTATTGAAACGCAGGCATTGGTGAGCACTTCGGCCTATGGCACACCTCAGCGGTCGGCTACGGGCTTTGATACGCGCCGCATGAACATGCTGCTGGCCGTGCTCGAGAAGCGTTGCGGCTTCAGGTTAGGTACTAAGGATGTGTTTCTGAATATTACGGGAGGTATCAAAGTGGAAGATCCGGCCATTGACCTGGGTTTGGCTGCTGCCATTATATCATCTCATGAGGATATGCCGATATCATCAAAAACCTGTTTTGCAGGCGAGTTAGGCTTGTCGGGCGAGATCAGAGCCGTAAACCGGATTGAGCAACGTATAGCTGAAGCTCAAAAGTTGGGTTTTGAGCAGATCTTTATTTCTAAATACAACTTGCCATCCGGTAAAAACGATAAAAACCAGCTCGATTTGTCTCATTACAAAATTGA harbors:
- a CDS encoding tetratricopeptide repeat protein, with product MIKKQIVTVVAVVAVMGYLYLQPVKGLVKPKEERAAPGKQATESPVASKINVAAVSVPAKSAIGANLAGKITSLEDALKKAGSASEKLKLQTELAHEWDNVNQPAPAAFYYMDLAQAKNDFENWFTAGSRFNDAYKFTQDTTMQPAFVSNAIVSFKKAMDLRPADTESKTGLGVAYVNQTSLGITDPEGGSPMQGIMLLREVVGADPDNWNANLNLGQFAMKSGQYQKAVERFKHMIALNSKRSKVEPYFYLAESYKQLGMKKEAIDAYVKCKEMMGDPTMGQTIDNYINELKN
- the mutY gene encoding A/G-specific adenine glycosylase, translated to MNFSKELAQWYQQNKRDLPWRHTTDPYIIWLSEIILQQTRVEQGLPYFNRFLENYPNVTAFANASEDEILKLWQGLGYYSRGRNMLKTARLIRAEFGGQFPSAYQDLIKLKGVGDYTASAISSFSANEAHAVVDGNVYRVLARYFGISKPINSTQGQKLFKQLANEVLDTAEPGLHNQAMMEFGAMLCKPKNPACGICPVRLGCEAFKTNATTQLPVKLKTVKIRERFFNYFLVYENGKVLMNKRTENDIWHGLYDLPLVESDRLLPVHEIVTLPQVEHYFGKNLPIEEAFGLQKHILTHQKLTIRFIRVKEKPVLLNENWFYTDIENLKKLALPKIVFIFLTNFFKFENNSLFSN
- the radA gene encoding DNA repair protein RadA, whose amino-acid sequence is MAKTKSAYFCQSCGYESPKWLGKCPSCGQWNTFVEEVVEKPNAAIPNWKPSNNNSGPKSTSTQRANKAVPVNSIDFAEEHRILTPDNEFNRVLGGGVVAGSLVLIGGEPGIGKSTLMLQLALSMPAAKILYVSGEESDRQIKMRAERISAPQPGSAGLSGSGCFILTETSTQNIFKQIEQLQPDLVIVDSIQTLYSAHIESTPGSVSQVRECTAELLRFAKESSTPVFLIGHITKDGMIAGPKILEHMVDTVLQFEGDRHHVYRILRAIKNRFGSASELGIYEMLGAGLREVSNPSEILLSQRDEALSGITISATLEGLRPMLIETQALVSTSAYGTPQRSATGFDTRRMNMLLAVLEKRCGFRLGTKDVFLNITGGIKVEDPAIDLGLAAAIISSHEDMPISSKTCFAGELGLSGEIRAVNRIEQRIAEAQKLGFEQIFISKYNLPSGKNDKNQLDLSHYKIEIKPVSRIEEVFGLLFG
- a CDS encoding HU family DNA-binding protein, with translation MTKAEIIAEISTKTGIEKVDVQETVEAFFKVVKTSMVSGENVYVRGFGSFVVKKRAKKTARNISKNTAIIIPEHFVPSFKPAKTFVEKVRTGNKTKSSKA
- a CDS encoding TlpA disulfide reductase family protein, with translation MIKYLSVAALLGISLSAFSQQTDLAKYVLPDGKAVTHSQLDSVDKAWGGHGYLMKHSDTDPDAIAVSPMTDEYLKKQADEKEKLNALLNNPAPDFTLTDLGGKKWTLAALKGKTVVLNFWFTTCPPCIQEMPELNALAKNYNKGHVVFLALGRNSAPQIKSFLKVHPFNYTHFPDADSVGNLYQINSYPTSIVIDREGIIRFIQVGGKNIQPQIDTAIHKIVQN
- a CDS encoding 2,4'-dihydroxyacetophenone dioxygenase family protein, whose amino-acid sequence is MPVQQFSFFTDGLLPGQRQTSDYTVDTNLDDERLWIPFGPGVAFQPCQFNLSGGGFIVILRADPGAQMPPHFHSTSVIGYTLRGNWRYLEHDWTAKPGTFIYEPAGEAHTLTVDATEPAPAMILFVVTGGFIYIDKVTDGNMLAYDDGFTILEIARKHYQSVGLNPALLDAMIR
- a CDS encoding single-stranded DNA-binding protein, translating into MSGINKVILVGHLGKDPEVRHLDGGVSVASFPLATSESYNKDGRKVEQTEWHNIVMWRGLADVAAKYLQKGKLVYIEGKLRTRSFEDKTGIKKYTTEIVAENFTVLGRKSDFDNDSKQAVKAEDADNGFNPANDADDLPF
- a CDS encoding HAMP domain-containing sensor histidine kinase, which translates into the protein MKQRLQLTFIVAAITVSSIVLFQLYWLYYNFNNAQRSFHTTATRALEKSIALYQSQQVELPTSLNYKNPSLTVFMRTKPSVEAFDLDTPKRKQVFDAEFNTVAIDKQHEPYVRALIARLMTQQLHKPLNLKALTSVYKKELVKEGIVMPVTLNLRKKPLSILPNEVASRIEFYKSPVVIIAKLDSSGWMFRHNLLPALVSFLLIMLSAGSLWYMALIIRRQLKLDRLKNEFISNITHELRTPLTILRSSNEAIARFDVAASPEKLNRYTGINSAIIDKLEGEVERIMDISMIDRKPGTKQLQQVDLYTLLDGAVRRFQIIGNNNIEIACQPNPMLLYTDPYKIETILNNLLDNALKYAGTEANILVKAFITPGGWQLIVSDNGNGISAEDLPYIFDKFYRVNNGDLHDVKGYGLGLSHVKALAESLQGKTMAKSKVGQGTTFIISFSV
- a CDS encoding response regulator transcription factor translates to MMSKTQILLVEDEPILASIIKESLESRGFEVAVAAHGIEGWSLFHLLKPVLCVVDVMLPKKDGFALVKDIRTVDKRMPIIFLTARTQTEDVLKGLELGADDYMKKPFSMEELILRIKALLRRSENDENITTTSEYQLGQLRFNYQRLEVTSSISTAYLSQREADLLLLLLQNKNKLLDRKLALLKLWGEDNRFNARSMDVYITRLRKFLKDEHSISIQSIRGQGYKLAEV
- a CDS encoding Rne/Rng family ribonuclease, with protein sequence MVKELIIDSSPAGATIALLQDKQLVELHKEQVSNNYTVGDIYLGRVKKIMPGLNAAFIDVGYEKDAFLHYLDLGPQVQSLLKLTKQVRGGSYQTKLLDDLKLEADINKSGKISEVLTKNQLIPVQIAKEPISTKGPRLSSDLSIAGRYVVLVPFSDVISISKKIKSNTERTRLRKIVEGIKPANFGVIIRTVSEGKGVTEMQKDLLDLISKWESFMTRLPATDPSKKILGEIDRTSTLLRDILNADFQHIYVNENSIFEEVRSYVHEISPDLENIVRLHKHRDPIFEHYGIEKQIKSAFGKTVNLAGGAYLVIEHTEALHVIDVNSGNRTANKENQEDNALQVNKEAAREIARQLRLRDMGGIVVVDFIDMHKPTNRKELFDYLRDEMAHDRAKHTILPPSKFGLVQITRQRVRPEMNIVTSEVCPTCNGTGTIRSSILLLDDIENNFNYILVEQNEKNITLVVHPYIEAYIKKGLISRQMKWYFKYSQWIKVKANPSYQITEFRFMNAKDEEIKL